The Exiguobacterium aurantiacum DSM 6208 genome includes a window with the following:
- the yycF gene encoding response regulator YycF gives MDRTILVVDDEQPIADILKFKLEKEGYQVHVAYDGEEALVKVEEVKPDLILLDIMLPLKDGMEVCREVRKKYDMPIIMLTAKDSEIDKVLGLELGADDYVTKPFSSRELLARVKANMRRHATAPAPEAKGANANDIVIGDLTIHPDSYMVTKREEKIELTHREFELIHYLAQNIGQVMTREHLLQTVWGYDYFGDVRTVDVTVRRLREKVEDNPSTPTYIITRRGVGYYLKAGEED, from the coding sequence ATGGATCGTACGATTTTAGTGGTAGATGACGAACAACCAATTGCTGATATATTGAAGTTCAAACTTGAAAAAGAAGGGTACCAAGTCCACGTCGCTTACGACGGGGAAGAGGCGCTCGTGAAAGTCGAAGAGGTCAAGCCCGATTTGATTTTGCTCGACATCATGCTCCCGCTCAAAGACGGCATGGAAGTGTGCCGTGAAGTACGGAAGAAATACGATATGCCGATCATCATGTTGACGGCGAAAGACTCAGAGATCGATAAAGTACTCGGTCTCGAACTCGGTGCCGACGACTATGTGACGAAGCCGTTCAGCTCGCGTGAGCTGTTGGCCCGCGTCAAAGCGAACATGCGCCGTCATGCGACGGCCCCGGCCCCGGAAGCGAAAGGCGCCAATGCGAACGATATCGTCATCGGTGACTTGACGATTCACCCGGACTCTTACATGGTGACGAAGCGTGAAGAGAAAATCGAGCTGACGCACCGTGAGTTCGAGCTCATCCACTACCTCGCTCAAAACATCGGGCAAGTGATGACGCGCGAGCATTTGCTTCAGACGGTGTGGGGTTACGATTACTTCGGCGACGTCCGCACGGTCGACGTGACAGTGCGTCGTTTGCGCGAGAAAGTCGAAGATAACCCATCGACGCCGACGTATATCATCACACGTCGCGGTGTCGGCTACTATTTAAAAGCAGGAGAAGAAGACTAA
- a CDS encoding adenylosuccinate synthase: protein MSSVVVVGTQWGDEGKGKITDFLSKQADVVARYQGGDNAGHTIVFNDTKYKLHLIPSGIFYSDKTCVIGNGMVVNPKSLITELAYLHERGVSTDNLRISNRAHVILPYHQLQDKLEEDAKGDAKVGTTLKGIGPCYMDKAARIGIRIADLLDKEVFAEKLKTVLEIKNRMFVKMYEVDAVEFDDVFEEYYAYGQQFAKYVCDTSVVLNNALDEEEKVLFEGAQGVLLDIDHGTYPFVTSSNAASGGVSSGAGIGPSKIHHVVGVCKAYTSRVGDGPFPTQLDDEIGHTIREVGKEYGTTTGRPRRVGWFDSVVVRHSRRVSGITDLCLNSIDVLTGLETLKICTAYEYEGKLLDEYPPNFRVLDKCEPVYEELPGWTEDITGVRKFEDLPVNAQNYVKRIEALTGIELLTFSVGPAREQTVILRDIYEA from the coding sequence ATGTCATCAGTAGTCGTAGTGGGAACGCAGTGGGGCGATGAAGGAAAAGGGAAGATCACCGATTTCTTGTCGAAACAAGCCGACGTCGTCGCGCGTTATCAAGGGGGAGACAACGCTGGTCATACAATCGTCTTCAATGATACGAAATATAAGCTTCATTTGATTCCATCAGGGATCTTCTATTCGGATAAAACGTGTGTCATCGGTAACGGGATGGTCGTCAACCCGAAGTCACTCATCACAGAACTCGCTTACTTGCATGAGCGCGGTGTGAGCACGGATAACCTCCGCATCTCGAACCGGGCGCACGTCATCCTGCCGTATCACCAACTGCAAGACAAGCTCGAGGAAGACGCGAAAGGCGACGCGAAAGTCGGGACGACGCTCAAAGGGATCGGTCCTTGCTACATGGACAAAGCAGCGCGTATCGGGATTCGCATCGCTGATTTGCTCGACAAAGAAGTGTTCGCCGAGAAGCTCAAGACCGTTCTTGAGATCAAAAACCGCATGTTCGTGAAGATGTACGAAGTCGACGCGGTCGAGTTCGATGACGTCTTCGAGGAATACTACGCCTACGGTCAACAGTTCGCCAAGTACGTATGCGATACGTCGGTCGTGTTGAACAACGCGCTCGACGAAGAAGAGAAAGTGCTCTTCGAAGGGGCGCAAGGTGTCCTCCTTGATATCGACCACGGGACTTACCCGTTCGTCACGTCATCGAACGCGGCGTCAGGCGGGGTATCGAGCGGTGCCGGTATCGGTCCATCGAAGATTCATCACGTCGTCGGTGTCTGTAAGGCGTACACGTCACGTGTCGGTGACGGCCCGTTCCCGACACAGCTCGATGATGAGATTGGCCACACGATCCGTGAGGTCGGTAAAGAGTACGGCACGACGACAGGTCGTCCGCGCCGTGTCGGTTGGTTCGACTCGGTCGTCGTCCGTCACTCGCGTCGTGTCAGTGGGATCACAGACCTTTGCCTCAACTCGATCGACGTGTTGACAGGTCTTGAGACGCTGAAGATTTGTACGGCATACGAATACGAAGGCAAGCTCCTCGATGAGTACCCGCCGAACTTCCGTGTCCTCGACAAGTGTGAGCCGGTGTATGAAGAGCTCCCAGGCTGGACGGAAGACATCACAGGCGTCCGCAAGTTCGAAGACTTGCCGGTGAACGCGCAGAACTATGTCAAGCGGATCGAAGCGTTGACGGGCATCGAACTGTTGACGTTCTCGGTCGGACCGGCGCGTGAACAGACGGTCATCTTGCGTGACATTTACGAAGCTTAA
- the dnaB gene encoding replicative DNA helicase, which translates to MSDAIQVNTPPHSVEAEQAVLGAVILDSDRLITASERVDPDDFYRVSHQRIFEAMLKINDRGELVDLVTLSSELQAQGILDEIGGLNYLAEIAEAVPAIGNIGYYLNVVDQKAALRRLIRTATNIVSDGYERQDEVDAVLSDAERNILKVSQRKGQSSFHPIGSVLSDAYSTIEKLHQSSGEITGIATGFTDLDKMTAGFQRNDLIIVAARPSVGKTAFALNISQNVAVRTGENVAIFSLEMGAEQLVMRMLCAEGNIDAQRLRTGRLEAEDWGRLSLAMSSLSQAGIYIDDTPGLRVNEIRAKCRRLKQEHGLGMIMIDYLQLIVGNGKPGENRQQEVSEISRTLKAIARELQVPVIALSQLSRGVESRQDKRPMMSDIRESGAIEQDADIVAFLYRDDYYDKESEDANTIEIIIAKQRNGPTGMVKLSFRKEYNKFVNMETQAFAPPM; encoded by the coding sequence ATGAGTGATGCGATTCAAGTCAACACCCCGCCACATAGCGTCGAGGCGGAACAAGCCGTCCTAGGAGCCGTCATCCTCGACTCCGACCGTCTCATCACGGCCTCGGAGCGGGTCGACCCGGACGACTTTTATCGTGTCAGCCACCAACGGATATTTGAAGCCATGTTGAAAATCAACGACCGTGGCGAACTTGTCGACTTGGTCACGCTCAGTTCTGAGCTGCAAGCGCAAGGCATTCTCGATGAAATTGGGGGCTTGAATTATTTGGCGGAAATCGCTGAAGCGGTCCCTGCCATCGGCAACATCGGGTACTACTTGAACGTTGTCGATCAAAAAGCGGCGTTGCGGCGGCTCATCCGAACGGCGACGAACATCGTCTCGGACGGGTATGAACGCCAAGACGAGGTCGATGCCGTCTTGTCCGACGCGGAGCGGAACATTTTAAAAGTATCGCAACGAAAAGGACAGTCGAGCTTTCATCCGATCGGTTCGGTCTTATCTGACGCCTACTCGACAATCGAGAAATTACACCAATCGAGCGGTGAGATCACCGGGATTGCGACCGGGTTCACCGATTTGGATAAGATGACGGCCGGTTTCCAACGAAACGACTTGATCATCGTCGCCGCTCGACCGTCTGTTGGTAAAACGGCGTTTGCGCTTAACATCTCGCAAAACGTCGCCGTCCGTACGGGCGAGAACGTCGCCATCTTCAGTCTTGAGATGGGTGCGGAGCAGCTTGTCATGCGGATGCTCTGTGCGGAAGGGAACATCGATGCCCAGCGTCTCCGTACCGGTCGGCTCGAAGCCGAGGATTGGGGACGGCTCTCGCTGGCCATGTCGTCGCTCTCGCAAGCCGGGATCTATATCGATGACACGCCGGGCCTTCGCGTCAACGAGATTCGCGCCAAATGCCGTCGCTTGAAGCAAGAGCACGGTCTCGGCATGATCATGATCGACTACTTGCAGCTCATCGTCGGGAACGGCAAACCGGGCGAGAACCGGCAACAAGAAGTATCGGAGATCTCGCGGACGCTCAAAGCGATCGCGCGTGAGCTCCAAGTGCCGGTCATCGCCTTGTCACAGCTCTCCCGTGGTGTTGAGAGTCGACAAGACAAGCGACCGATGATGTCCGATATCCGGGAATCCGGAGCGATCGAGCAAGATGCCGATATCGTCGCGTTCTTGTACCGGGACGACTATTATGACAAAGAGAGTGAAGACGCCAATACGATCGAGATCATCATCGCCAAGCAGCGTAACGGTCCGACCGGCATGGTCAAACTCTCGTTTCGCAAAGAGTATAACAAGTTCGTCAACATGGAGACGCAAGCGTTCGCGCCGCCGATGTAG
- the rplI gene encoding 50S ribosomal protein L9, whose product MKVILKVDVKGQGKAGDVKDVADAYAKNVLFKKNLAVEATPGNLKAFAAKERRAEQAAEEELKAAQALKDKIEKETIVVKTKSGEGGRVFGSVTSKQIADALKGMGYKLDKRKIELEHPIKALGFTKVPVKLHHDVTAMLNVHVQEV is encoded by the coding sequence ATGAAAGTCATTTTAAAAGTGGATGTAAAAGGACAAGGAAAAGCAGGCGACGTGAAAGATGTCGCCGACGCATATGCGAAAAACGTACTCTTTAAGAAAAACTTGGCCGTCGAAGCGACACCAGGAAACTTGAAGGCGTTCGCGGCGAAAGAACGTCGTGCGGAACAGGCGGCTGAAGAAGAGTTGAAAGCAGCCCAAGCGCTCAAAGACAAAATTGAAAAAGAGACGATCGTCGTCAAGACGAAGTCAGGCGAAGGCGGCCGCGTCTTCGGTTCCGTCACGAGCAAGCAAATTGCTGACGCTTTGAAAGGGATGGGCTATAAACTCGATAAACGTAAGATCGAGCTCGAACATCCGATCAAAGCGCTCGGGTTCACAAAAGTGCCGGTGAAGTTGCACCATGATGTCACGGCCATGTTAAACGTTCATGTTCAAGAAGTGTGA
- a CDS encoding DHH family phosphoesterase, with protein MHSGEAITSVKNQYRRHAVPYLIGAFVSFGLAFYSIVAAITLFVGTLIFFVYQQATIRRERKAWEQYVHSLSHRIEDVGKEALTGMPIGILVFDENRRISWFNEQSRLIFELEMELGISLDLIHSAFTELIEEEEDEATIEVGDRVYRVLYNKDYQTLYLFDMTDEAEIEQKYSETQTVIGVLYLDNYDEMSTGVDEQVRSEINRRVTVLLNQWAQKHHIYMRRTAADRFFLVMNERTLSELENNRFSILDEVREATKEHKIPLTLSIGIGCGETTLTELGNLSQSSLDLGLGRGGDQVVVKRHNGKVRFFGGKTNPTEKRTRVRARVISNSMRDLIKESSRVLIMGHKNPDMDSLGASIGIMKLAEFVGREAYVVIPAGETSVGIQRLVHEVENDEELYSRFLTEFEAQPLIDDQTLLVIVDTHRPSLVISREILDRAERVVVIDHHRRGEEFIEDPVLVYMEPYASSTCELVTELIEYQAGTRKLSILEATSLLAGIMVDTKGFTLRTGSRTFDAASFLRIQGADTVLVQHFMRQDLDSYIEQSHILESTEIYSGGMAIAVAPDDEPHHQVLIAQSADQLLNMEGVKASFVIAVLPDGRTGISARSLGDVNVQVVMEMLDGGGHLTNAATQLNVGRDQTKAMLKEAIDHYMTDETEGEETE; from the coding sequence ATGCACAGTGGTGAAGCAATAACATCCGTGAAGAACCAATACAGGCGACACGCGGTTCCGTATCTTATCGGAGCGTTCGTCTCGTTCGGATTGGCGTTCTACAGCATCGTGGCAGCGATCACCCTGTTCGTGGGCACGCTAATATTCTTCGTATATCAACAAGCGACGATCCGGCGCGAACGGAAAGCGTGGGAACAATACGTTCACTCGCTGTCGCACCGCATCGAGGACGTCGGGAAAGAGGCGTTGACCGGCATGCCGATCGGAATCTTGGTGTTTGACGAAAACCGTCGCATCAGTTGGTTCAACGAACAATCCCGTCTCATTTTTGAACTCGAGATGGAGCTCGGCATTTCGCTCGATCTGATCCATTCGGCGTTCACCGAGTTGATTGAGGAAGAAGAAGACGAGGCGACGATCGAAGTCGGAGACCGCGTCTATCGCGTCTTATACAACAAAGATTATCAGACGCTCTACTTGTTCGATATGACGGACGAGGCAGAGATCGAACAGAAGTATTCGGAAACACAAACCGTCATCGGTGTGTTGTATTTGGACAATTACGACGAGATGTCGACAGGCGTCGATGAACAAGTCCGCAGTGAAATCAACCGGCGTGTGACCGTGCTCCTTAACCAATGGGCACAGAAACACCATATTTATATGCGCCGGACGGCGGCCGACCGGTTCTTTCTCGTCATGAACGAGCGGACGCTCTCTGAGCTGGAGAACAATCGTTTCTCGATTCTCGATGAGGTCCGTGAGGCGACGAAAGAGCATAAAATCCCGCTCACGCTATCGATCGGGATCGGTTGCGGCGAGACGACGTTGACCGAGCTTGGCAACTTATCGCAATCGAGCCTTGATTTAGGACTCGGTCGCGGCGGCGACCAAGTCGTCGTCAAACGTCATAATGGAAAAGTCCGCTTCTTCGGAGGCAAGACGAATCCGACCGAGAAACGGACCCGCGTGCGGGCACGCGTCATCTCGAACTCGATGCGTGACTTGATTAAAGAATCGAGCCGCGTTCTCATTATGGGACATAAAAACCCGGACATGGATTCGCTTGGTGCTTCGATCGGGATCATGAAACTGGCTGAATTTGTCGGGCGTGAGGCGTATGTCGTCATCCCGGCCGGCGAGACGAGTGTCGGCATCCAGCGGCTCGTCCATGAAGTCGAGAACGACGAAGAACTGTACAGTCGCTTCTTGACCGAATTCGAGGCGCAACCGCTCATCGATGACCAGACGCTGCTCGTCATCGTCGACACACACCGCCCCTCGCTCGTCATCTCACGCGAGATATTGGACCGGGCCGAGCGGGTCGTCGTCATCGACCATCATCGTCGCGGCGAAGAGTTCATCGAAGATCCAGTGCTCGTCTACATGGAGCCGTATGCGTCCTCGACGTGTGAGCTCGTGACGGAACTGATCGAGTATCAGGCCGGCACACGCAAGCTGTCGATTTTAGAGGCGACATCGCTTCTAGCCGGTATCATGGTCGACACGAAAGGATTCACGCTCCGGACCGGGTCGCGGACGTTTGACGCCGCTTCGTTCCTCCGGATCCAAGGAGCGGATACCGTGCTCGTCCAACATTTCATGCGTCAAGATCTCGATTCGTATATCGAGCAATCACACATTTTAGAGAGCACCGAGATTTACTCGGGTGGGATGGCGATTGCCGTCGCCCCGGATGATGAACCGCACCATCAAGTGCTCATCGCCCAGTCGGCAGATCAACTGCTCAACATGGAAGGGGTCAAAGCCTCATTCGTCATCGCCGTCTTGCCGGACGGACGGACCGGGATCAGTGCCCGTTCGCTCGGTGACGTCAACGTCCAAGTCGTCATGGAAATGCTCGACGGGGGCGGTCACCTGACGAACGCGGCGACCCAATTGAACGTCGGTCGCGATCAGACGAAAGCGATGTTGAAAGAAGCAATCGATCATTATATGACAGATGAAACCGAAGGAGAGGAAACGGAATGA